CGGCCCCGAGGTGACGCCGGCGCCGACCAAGCGCGTCGACGTGAAGCCCTCCGCCGGACAGCCCTGAGAGGGCTTTCCCGCCCCAAATCCGCCGTGGCGGGAGAGGCCATAATGGGTTTATAAGACGCCCTGAGCCCGTCCCCGCTCGCGCGCTTTTCCAGTATTTCCGGGGACCCACGATCCCGCGTCTTCAGGAAACGTCCATGAGCGAAGAGTTTCACCGCATAAAGCGTCTGCCCCCTTATGTCTTCGAGAGCGTCAACAAGCTGAAGGCGAAGGCGCGAGCGCAAGGCCGCGACATCATCGATTTCGGCATGGGCAATCCCGACATGCCGACGCCGCCGCATATCGTCGAGAAGATGATCGAGGCGGTGCGCGACCCGAAGACGCATCGCTATTCCGCCTCGCGCGGCATTCCCGGGCTCCGGCGCGCGCAGGCGGCCTATTACGAGCGGCGCTTCGGCGTGAAGCTCAACCCGGAAACGGAAGTGATCGCGACGCTCGGCTCCAAGGAGGGGCTGGCGAACCTTGCGCAGGCGATCACGGCGCCGGGCGACGTCATCCTCTGTCCGAACCCGAGCTATCCGATCCATGCGTTCGGCTTCATCATTTCCGGCGCGGTGATCCGCTCGGTGCCGTTCGAGAGCGAGAGCGGATTTTTCGAGATGCTGGAGCGGGGCGTGCGCCACAGCGTGCCGAAGCCGGTGGCGCTTGTCGTCTCCTATCCGTCGAATCCGACGGCGCAGGTGGCCGATCTCGACTTCTACCGCGAGGTGATCGCGTTTGCGGCGAAGCACGACATTTACGTGATTTCGGACCTCGCCTATTCGGAAATCTATTTCGACGGCAATCCGCCGCCGTCCATCCTGCAGGTGCCGGGAGCGCGGGAGCGGACCGTCGAGTTCACCTCGCTCTCCAAGACCTATGCGATGCCGGGATGGCGGATGGGCTTTGCGGTGGGCAATGAGCGGCTCATCAATGCGCTTGGCCGGGTGAAATCCTATCTCGATTATGGCGCGTTCACGCCGATCCAGGTGGCGGCGACGGCGGCGCTTAACGGGCCGCAGGATTGCGTGGCGGAAATCCGCGCGACCTACAAGCATCGCCGCGATGTGCTGGTGGACAGCATGAGCCGGGCGGGATGGGACATTCCGAGCCCGCCGGCGAGCATGTTCGCGTGGTCGCCGATCCCGGAGAAGTTCCGGCATATCGGATCGCTCGGCTTTGCGACGCTGCTGCTCGAACAGGCGGATGTGGCGGTCGCGCCGGGCATCGGCTTCGGCGAATATGGCGATGGGCATGTGCGCATCGGGCTGGTGGAGAACGAGCAGCGCATCCGCCAGGCGGCGCGCAATGTGAAGCGCATGATGCAACATGCCGACCAGATCCTCGCGGAATATGAAGAGCGCGTGGGCATCAAGTCGAGCGTCGTGCCGCACCCCAATGCCCAGAAGCAGACAAGCGGGGCGGGGCGGACGTGACCAAGGCTCTCAGGATAGGCATTGCCGGCCTCGGCACTGTCGGGGCGGGCGTCGTCAAGATATTGGCCGCGCGCGGCGACTATCTCGCGGCGGCGTGCGGGCGGCCGATCGAGCTTGTCGCGGTGTCGGCGCGCAACTCCAACAAGGATCGCGGCATCGACCTTTCCGGCGTGCGCTGGGAGAGCGATCCGATGGCGCTCGCGCGGGCGGACGATATCGACCTCGTGGCGGAACTGATCGGCGGCTCGGAAGGCGTTGCGCGCGAACTCGTGGAAGCGGCGCTCAAGGCTGGCAAGCATGTCGTCACCGCGAACAAGGCGCTGATCGCGCATCACGGCACGGCGCTGGCGCGGCTCGCGGAAGAGAAGGGCGTTGCGCTCAATTATGAAGCGGCGGTGGCCGGCGGCATACCGATCGTCAAGACGATGCGCGAGAGCCTGGCGGGCAACGAGATCCGCAGCATTCACGGCATTCTGAACGGCACCTGCAACTACATCCTGACCGAGATGGAGACGACGGGGCGCGACTTCGCGGATGTGCTGAAGGATGCGCAGGATCTCGGCTATGCGGAGGCCGACCCGACATTCGACGTGGGCGGGATCGACGCGGCGCACAAGCTGGCGATCCTGGCGAGCCTTGCCTTCGGCACGGAAGTCGACTTCGCCAATGTGCATATCGAGGGCATCGAGAAGATCAGCGCGACCGACATCGCCTTTGCGCGCGAGTTCGGCTTCAAGGTGAAGCTGCTGGCGATTGCCGAGAAGGTGGATGGCGGCGTCGTGCAGCGCGTGCATCCGGCGCTGGTGCCCGAGGGAACGCCGCTGGCGGCGGTGTCCGGCGTTTACAACGCGGTAGCGGTCGATGGCGACAGGGTGGGGCATCTCGTGCTTGAAGGGCGCGGCGCCGGCGAGGGGCCGACGGCTTCGGCCGTGCTGTCCGATCTCGCGGATATTGCGCGCGGGCTCATCCTGCCGCCGTTCATTCTGCCGGCAAAGAAGCTGAAGGCGCCGGCGAAGCCCGCGATGGATACGCATAAAAGTTCGTTCTATCTGCGGTTTCTTGCCGTGGACCGCGCGGGCAGCATGGCCGCGATCACGCAGGCGCTGGCGCAGGCCTCCGTCTCGATCGAGCGGATCGTGCAGCGCGGCGAGGCGGGGAAGAAGGCAAGCGGCGACGGCAGGCTGCCGGTGGTTTTCATCACGCATGAGACGGATGAAGGCACGATGGCCCGCGTGCGGGCATTACTAGCGGAACATGAAGACGTGGCGGGCACGCCGCAGGTCGTGAGGATCGAGGACGGCGAGCTTCGCTGAGACGGGCGGAGGCGAGGGGGAAACCGATGGCGCCGAAGACTGCAGGCCTCAACCGGATGCTGGCGCTCGAAATGGGGCGGGTGACCGAACGGGCGGCGGTCTGTTCGTCCCACTGGATCGGGCGTGGCGACGAGATGTCTGCCGACCAGGCGGCCGTGGACGCCATGCGCCGGGAACTCAATGTGCTCGATATCGACGGCACGGTGGTGATCGGCGAGGGCGAGCGCGACCAGGCGCCGATGCTGTTCATCGGCGAGAGTGTGGGCACCGGCAAGGGGCCGAAAGTCGACATTGCCCTCGACCCGCTTGAAGGCGCAACGCTGACGGCGAAGGCGATGCCGAACGCGATGGCGGTTCTTGCGGCGGCGCAGGGCGGCACGCTGCTGAATGCGCCCGACACATACATGAACAAGATCGCCATTGGCGGCGGCCTTCCCGAAGGGCTGATCGATCTCGATTCGAGCCCGGAGGAAAACCTGAAGGCGCTGGCGAAGGCGAAGAAGGTGGAGATTGCCGAAATCACGGCCTGCATTCTCGACCGGCCGCGCCATGCCGACCTCATCCGCGCGGTGCGGGAGACGGGTGCATCGGTCACACTCATCTCGGATGGCGACATCGCGGGCGTGATCGCGACGACCGACCCGAGAACGGGCATCGACATCTATATGGGGATCGGCGGGGCGCCGGAAGGCGTGCTCGCGGCGGCGGCGCTTCGCTGCATCGGCGGGCAGATGCAGGGCCGGCTGGTGACGAGCGTCGAAGAGCAGAAGGTGCGGGCCGAGAAAATGGGCGTGAAGGACTTCAACAAGAAGTTCGATCATACCGAGATGGCGTCGGGCGATGTTATTTTCGCCGCGACGGGCGTAACCGATGGCTGGCTGCTCAACGGGGTTCATCAGGTGCGCGGCGGCGTGACGACGCATACGATCGTGATGCGCTCGGCGACGGGCACTGTGCGGCGGGTGGAATCCTTCCACTCGTCCATCGACAAGTTCGAATAGGCCGCGAGGTCTTTTTCAGGAGGCGAATTGCTGGCGGCACCGACAAGAGCATTTCTGGGCGTCGAACGGTCGGCGACGGGGCGCGCATGGCTGAGCCGCCTTGCCGACGACAGGCTGGCGCTGGCCATTGCACAGCGCGAGGGGCTGCCGGAAATCGTGGCGCGGGTGCTGGCGGGGCGCGGCGTGGCGCCGGAAGACTGCGCCGCCTATCTGGCGCCGTCGCTGAAGACGCTGATGCCGGACCCGCGCGTCGTCACTGACATGGAAAAGGCGGCGACACGTGTGGCGCAGGCCATCATGGCGGGCGAGAAGATTGCCGTGTTCGGCGATTATGACGTAGACGGAGCAACATCGAGCGCGCTGCTGCAACGGTTTTTCCGCGCGGCTGGGAGCGAACTCAGGATCTATATTCCGGACCGTATCCGCGAGGGCTATGGCCCGAATGCG
Above is a window of Parvibaculum lavamentivorans DS-1 DNA encoding:
- a CDS encoding LL-diaminopimelate aminotransferase yields the protein MSEEFHRIKRLPPYVFESVNKLKAKARAQGRDIIDFGMGNPDMPTPPHIVEKMIEAVRDPKTHRYSASRGIPGLRRAQAAYYERRFGVKLNPETEVIATLGSKEGLANLAQAITAPGDVILCPNPSYPIHAFGFIISGAVIRSVPFESESGFFEMLERGVRHSVPKPVALVVSYPSNPTAQVADLDFYREVIAFAAKHDIYVISDLAYSEIYFDGNPPPSILQVPGARERTVEFTSLSKTYAMPGWRMGFAVGNERLINALGRVKSYLDYGAFTPIQVAATAALNGPQDCVAEIRATYKHRRDVLVDSMSRAGWDIPSPPASMFAWSPIPEKFRHIGSLGFATLLLEQADVAVAPGIGFGEYGDGHVRIGLVENEQRIRQAARNVKRMMQHADQILAEYEERVGIKSSVVPHPNAQKQTSGAGRT
- a CDS encoding homoserine dehydrogenase, translating into MTKALRIGIAGLGTVGAGVVKILAARGDYLAAACGRPIELVAVSARNSNKDRGIDLSGVRWESDPMALARADDIDLVAELIGGSEGVARELVEAALKAGKHVVTANKALIAHHGTALARLAEEKGVALNYEAAVAGGIPIVKTMRESLAGNEIRSIHGILNGTCNYILTEMETTGRDFADVLKDAQDLGYAEADPTFDVGGIDAAHKLAILASLAFGTEVDFANVHIEGIEKISATDIAFAREFGFKVKLLAIAEKVDGGVVQRVHPALVPEGTPLAAVSGVYNAVAVDGDRVGHLVLEGRGAGEGPTASAVLSDLADIARGLILPPFILPAKKLKAPAKPAMDTHKSSFYLRFLAVDRAGSMAAITQALAQASVSIERIVQRGEAGKKASGDGRLPVVFITHETDEGTMARVRALLAEHEDVAGTPQVVRIEDGELR
- the glpX gene encoding class II fructose-bisphosphatase, coding for MAPKTAGLNRMLALEMGRVTERAAVCSSHWIGRGDEMSADQAAVDAMRRELNVLDIDGTVVIGEGERDQAPMLFIGESVGTGKGPKVDIALDPLEGATLTAKAMPNAMAVLAAAQGGTLLNAPDTYMNKIAIGGGLPEGLIDLDSSPEENLKALAKAKKVEIAEITACILDRPRHADLIRAVRETGASVTLISDGDIAGVIATTDPRTGIDIYMGIGGAPEGVLAAAALRCIGGQMQGRLVTSVEEQKVRAEKMGVKDFNKKFDHTEMASGDVIFAATGVTDGWLLNGVHQVRGGVTTHTIVMRSATGTVRRVESFHSSIDKFE